One region of Baekduia soli genomic DNA includes:
- a CDS encoding UvrD-helicase domain-containing protein, whose product MSEPRRFDVRGPLPTGVTVLEASAGTGKTYTIAALAARYVASGIPLHEILLVTFTRLATGELRERVRERLLQTEERLTHVLDGQAAPDDAVVQLLAAGPVDEVRARRDRLAHALADFDAATIATTHGFCLEALSGLGIVGDVEQGCDVTEDAFDLLEDVVDDLYVRRFGPKGSPAFSRHEAHEIARAAVGNLKATILPLDTTGDGRPAMRARLAGVAREELERRKRLFGVLTFDDLLTRLNTTLADPATGGFAVAKLRDRYKIALVDEFQDTDPIQWDIVRRAFAENLEDAGATQRALVLIGDPKQAIYAFRGADVHAYLEAARVAGDQQTLATNWRSDQDLISALDAMFGGARLGHDEILYRTVQAVPAHRDRRLHGTPSDAALRIRIVQRDNPAVAVTKQGMASAQSAREHVADDVAADIVAVLTSNAEIEERSPSGATTGTHRVGPGDLAVLVRKHSQATLVHDALRRVRVPVVINGAGSVFAGDGAKAWQDLLQALERPTSGPRAHAAALTPFLGWTAQRVAEADDETWESVHRRLHGWARVLRTRGVASLLEVITTSERLTERVLEIEDGERRMTDLRHVGQLLHQAAVDERLGTTALAGWLRARIRAAIAEGGDEERTRRLESDADAVQVLTIHRSKGLEFPIVYCPFLWDTIWRDDKVANPVVFHDDVDDARKVDVALEGSAYAAHAALATTEEEGEELRLAYVALTRARHQAVIWWAGTRDTRSSPLSRLGFAREEDGTVRPQSDVPSDAEAAERFRRLGEAAAGCIAVERCAPRPLTQWQRPAPPDRDLCTARFDREIDRRWRRTSYSGITGAAHDPVVTSEPEARLRDDETPDGPPATTQATDQEVALHDVPLLLADMPGGTRVGTFVHHILEAVDFAAADLDAELQSAMTHELARRPLDVGDPAVARAGFGAVLETPLGSAVGDVRLADIAVPDRLDELEFELPLVGGDAPSGRLTLDALADLLRAHVPTGTPLHGYADRLGDERLQHDLRGYLTGSIDAVLRLPDGRFAIVDYKTNRLGGPDVPLTAWHYRPAALDAAMQDSHYGLQALLYTVAVHRYLRWRLENYDPDRHLAGVLYLFVRGMVGTDTPVVNGERCGVFTWQPSGVLVRALSDVLDRGAVTA is encoded by the coding sequence GTGAGCGAGCCCCGGCGCTTCGACGTCCGCGGGCCGCTGCCCACAGGGGTCACCGTCCTGGAGGCCAGCGCGGGGACGGGCAAGACGTACACCATCGCCGCGCTCGCGGCGCGGTACGTTGCGTCCGGCATCCCGCTGCACGAGATCCTCCTCGTGACCTTCACGCGGCTGGCCACGGGCGAGCTGCGCGAACGGGTCCGCGAGCGGCTCCTGCAGACCGAGGAACGGCTCACGCACGTGCTCGACGGCCAGGCTGCCCCCGACGATGCGGTCGTGCAGCTCCTGGCCGCCGGCCCCGTCGACGAGGTGCGCGCCCGGCGGGACCGGCTGGCCCATGCGCTCGCCGACTTCGACGCCGCCACCATCGCCACGACGCACGGGTTCTGCCTCGAGGCGCTCAGCGGTCTGGGGATCGTCGGCGACGTCGAGCAGGGCTGCGATGTCACCGAGGACGCGTTCGATCTGCTCGAGGACGTCGTGGACGACCTCTACGTCCGCCGGTTCGGCCCCAAGGGCTCGCCGGCCTTCAGCCGGCACGAGGCCCATGAGATCGCACGAGCCGCGGTCGGCAACCTCAAGGCCACGATCTTGCCGCTGGACACCACCGGCGATGGGCGGCCGGCGATGCGGGCGCGGCTGGCCGGCGTCGCGCGCGAGGAACTCGAACGGCGCAAGCGACTGTTCGGTGTCCTGACCTTTGACGACCTCCTGACCCGGCTGAATACCACGCTCGCGGATCCCGCGACCGGGGGGTTCGCGGTCGCCAAGCTGCGCGACCGCTACAAGATCGCCCTGGTCGACGAGTTCCAGGACACCGACCCGATCCAGTGGGACATCGTCCGCCGCGCGTTCGCCGAGAACCTCGAGGACGCGGGGGCGACGCAGCGCGCACTCGTGCTGATCGGCGATCCCAAGCAGGCGATCTACGCCTTCCGTGGGGCCGACGTCCACGCCTACCTCGAGGCGGCGCGCGTGGCGGGCGACCAGCAGACGCTGGCCACCAACTGGCGCAGCGACCAGGACCTCATCTCCGCCCTGGACGCCATGTTCGGCGGCGCCCGTCTCGGCCACGACGAGATCCTCTACCGCACGGTCCAGGCCGTCCCCGCACACCGCGACCGCCGGTTGCACGGCACGCCTTCGGACGCCGCGCTGCGCATCCGGATCGTGCAGCGCGACAACCCAGCGGTGGCGGTCACCAAGCAAGGGATGGCGTCGGCCCAGAGCGCACGCGAGCACGTGGCGGACGACGTCGCCGCCGACATCGTGGCGGTTCTGACCTCGAACGCGGAGATCGAAGAGCGCTCGCCGTCGGGCGCGACGACCGGGACGCACCGTGTCGGCCCGGGTGATCTCGCGGTGCTCGTCCGCAAGCACAGCCAGGCGACGCTCGTGCACGACGCGCTGCGCCGCGTCCGTGTGCCCGTGGTCATCAACGGCGCCGGGAGCGTCTTTGCCGGCGACGGCGCGAAGGCCTGGCAGGATCTCCTCCAGGCGCTCGAGCGCCCCACCTCGGGGCCGCGCGCCCACGCCGCCGCGCTGACGCCGTTCCTGGGCTGGACCGCCCAGCGCGTGGCCGAGGCCGACGACGAGACCTGGGAGTCCGTCCACCGTCGCTTGCACGGCTGGGCGCGCGTCCTGCGGACCCGCGGCGTCGCTTCGTTGTTGGAGGTCATCACCACGTCGGAGCGGTTGACCGAGCGGGTCCTGGAGATCGAGGACGGCGAGCGCCGGATGACCGACCTGCGCCACGTCGGCCAGCTCCTGCATCAGGCCGCGGTGGACGAGCGCCTCGGTACCACGGCGCTGGCCGGGTGGCTGCGCGCCCGGATCCGCGCCGCCATCGCCGAAGGCGGCGACGAGGAGCGCACCCGACGGCTGGAGTCCGACGCCGACGCGGTGCAGGTTCTGACGATCCACCGCAGCAAGGGCCTCGAGTTCCCCATCGTCTACTGCCCGTTCCTGTGGGACACGATCTGGCGCGACGACAAGGTGGCCAACCCGGTCGTGTTCCACGACGACGTTGACGACGCGCGCAAGGTCGACGTCGCGCTCGAGGGCTCGGCCTATGCGGCGCACGCCGCGCTCGCCACGACAGAGGAAGAGGGGGAGGAACTGCGCCTCGCCTACGTCGCGCTTACACGCGCGCGTCACCAGGCGGTGATCTGGTGGGCAGGCACACGCGACACGCGCTCGTCGCCACTGAGCCGGCTCGGGTTCGCGCGCGAGGAGGACGGGACCGTGCGCCCACAGTCCGACGTGCCCTCCGACGCGGAGGCGGCCGAGCGGTTTCGCCGGCTGGGGGAGGCCGCGGCCGGGTGCATCGCCGTCGAGCGCTGTGCGCCGCGCCCGCTCACGCAGTGGCAGCGGCCCGCGCCGCCCGACCGCGACCTCTGCACCGCGCGCTTCGACCGCGAGATCGACCGCCGCTGGCGCCGCACGTCCTACAGCGGGATCACCGGCGCCGCCCACGACCCGGTCGTGACGAGCGAGCCCGAGGCGCGGCTGCGCGACGACGAGACGCCCGATGGGCCACCGGCCACGACGCAAGCAACGGACCAGGAAGTGGCGCTGCACGACGTGCCGTTGCTCCTCGCCGACATGCCGGGCGGGACGCGAGTGGGGACGTTCGTGCACCACATCCTTGAGGCGGTGGACTTCGCGGCGGCCGACCTCGACGCCGAGCTCCAGTCGGCCATGACGCACGAGCTCGCCCGCCGCCCGCTCGACGTCGGCGATCCCGCCGTGGCCCGGGCCGGATTCGGTGCGGTCTTGGAGACGCCGCTGGGGAGTGCCGTCGGTGACGTCCGGCTGGCCGACATCGCCGTGCCCGATCGCCTGGACGAGCTGGAGTTCGAGCTGCCGCTCGTCGGCGGCGACGCGCCGAGCGGGCGGCTGACCCTCGACGCCCTCGCCGATCTGCTGCGTGCACACGTCCCCACCGGCACGCCCTTGCACGGCTATGCCGACCGGCTCGGCGACGAGCGGCTGCAGCACGACCTCCGCGGCTATCTGACCGGCAGCATCGATGCCGTGCTGCGCCTGCCCGACGGGCGCTTCGCCATCGTCGACTACAAGACCAACCGCCTCGGCGGGCCGGACGTTCCGCTGACCGCCTGGCACTATCGGCCGGCAGCCCTCGACGCGGCGATGCAGGACTCGCACTACGGCCTACAGGCGCTGCTCTACACCGTGGCCGTGCACCGGTATCTGCGCTGGCGGCTGGAGAACTACGATCCGGACCGGCACCTCGCCGGCGTCCTCTACCTCTTCGTGCGCGGCATGGTCGGGACCGACACGCCCGTGGTCAACGGGGAGCGGTGCGGCGTGTTCACCTGGCAGCCCAGCGGCGTCCTGGTCCGCGCACTGAGCGACGTCCTGGACCGCGGAGCGGTCACGGCATGA
- a CDS encoding 3'-5' exonuclease gives MVNGYATRREELDALTEQVRAWQVDGINLDEIGICARTRQIAEVAEQHLRQAGLLPADSHGAIRGPYVGTMHGMKGLEFRSVAMLDVGATSVPLPIAVTDESEDAVRHAHDLQRERCLLYVAATRAREALAVSWTGQPSRLLVANAASRGRTSDPQLGSQRRDTTP, from the coding sequence GTGGTCAACGGTTACGCGACTCGCCGCGAAGAGCTCGATGCCTTGACCGAGCAAGTTCGAGCGTGGCAGGTCGACGGGATCAACCTGGACGAGATCGGCATCTGCGCGCGTACCAGGCAAATCGCCGAGGTCGCCGAACAGCACCTGCGGCAAGCCGGTCTCCTGCCGGCTGACTCCCACGGCGCGATCCGCGGGCCCTACGTCGGAACGATGCACGGGATGAAGGGTCTGGAGTTTCGCTCCGTGGCGATGCTCGACGTCGGGGCGACGTCGGTGCCACTGCCCATCGCCGTTACTGACGAGAGCGAGGATGCCGTCCGTCACGCGCACGATCTGCAACGGGAGCGGTGCCTGCTGTACGTGGCAGCGACGCGAGCGCGAGAAGCGCTGGCGGTGTCGTGGACCGGGCAACCGTCTCGCCTTCTCGTGGCTAACGCCGCGTCGCGCGGTCGAACGTCAGATCCACAGCTTGGTAGTCAGCGCCGGGACACAACTCCTTGA
- a CDS encoding UvrD-helicase domain-containing protein: MAQIALAKTFMEDLVKLDRGLQRKVQEMIGRLQRDHSSKGLNLERYNAAEDSRSRTARVDIHTRAILAAGGSDTYILVKVLPHDQADRWMENNKFNVNQLTGALEVIDVTAVENVPAAMAVTPERAARPLDDVPDKAFAQLGITDQRVIDVARRMASAEEVELLASALPDDQAEALTGLAIGMSVDEIYAGMVARLDEPSKPVAPDTDDLAAAVKRPASRGAFLVLDDEDALVDVLTRDFEAWHVFLHPSQRAVVERQFNGPARVTGGAGTGKTVALLHRARHLAEAAGVDGPRVLVTTFTTNLQESLVESLRALGGPELLERIHVTTVDALARRTVADAEQVVNVRVLVGRGVDELWQDVIDEEGFPFSKEFLSQEYEQVILARNIQTRDEYFGTPRPGRGVRLPRRDRAEVWRAVEAFEAALQRSGKRTFLQLAAAAAGYLDAAVVKPYDHVLVDEAQDLHPAQWRLLRAAVAPGQNDLFIAGDAHQRIYDHRVSLSALGIETRGRSTRLRVNYRTTHEILRWSLELLAGQAFDDLDDGEDSLDGYRSVTRGAGPWSTVTRLAAKSSMP, encoded by the coding sequence ATGGCCCAGATCGCGCTCGCAAAGACGTTCATGGAGGACCTCGTCAAGCTCGACCGTGGCCTGCAGCGCAAGGTGCAGGAGATGATCGGGCGCCTGCAGCGCGATCACAGCTCGAAGGGTCTCAATCTCGAGCGCTACAACGCCGCCGAAGACAGCCGTTCGAGGACCGCACGGGTGGATATCCACACCAGAGCGATCCTCGCCGCGGGCGGGAGCGACACCTACATCCTCGTCAAGGTACTTCCGCACGATCAGGCAGATCGGTGGATGGAGAACAACAAGTTCAACGTCAACCAGCTCACGGGCGCCCTTGAGGTCATCGACGTCACGGCGGTTGAGAATGTGCCCGCGGCGATGGCGGTTACGCCTGAGCGGGCGGCGCGACCGCTTGACGACGTTCCCGACAAGGCATTCGCGCAGCTCGGGATCACCGACCAACGCGTCATCGACGTCGCGCGCAGGATGGCGAGCGCGGAAGAAGTCGAGTTGCTTGCGAGCGCGCTTCCCGACGATCAAGCTGAAGCACTGACGGGTCTCGCCATCGGCATGAGCGTTGACGAGATCTACGCCGGGATGGTCGCGCGGCTCGACGAGCCCTCCAAACCTGTCGCGCCCGATACCGACGACCTGGCCGCCGCGGTGAAACGTCCGGCGTCGCGTGGTGCTTTCTTGGTCCTCGATGACGAGGACGCGCTTGTCGACGTACTCACCCGCGACTTCGAGGCGTGGCATGTCTTCCTCCATCCGAGCCAGCGAGCCGTTGTCGAGAGGCAATTCAACGGGCCCGCACGCGTCACGGGTGGCGCTGGAACCGGCAAGACCGTCGCGCTTCTGCACCGCGCGCGTCATCTCGCCGAAGCCGCCGGGGTCGACGGTCCTCGGGTTCTCGTCACCACGTTCACCACCAACCTTCAGGAGTCCCTCGTCGAAAGCCTGCGCGCTCTCGGCGGCCCGGAGCTGCTGGAGCGCATCCACGTGACGACCGTCGACGCGCTTGCTCGGCGGACTGTTGCTGACGCCGAGCAGGTGGTGAATGTCCGCGTCTTGGTCGGGCGCGGTGTTGACGAGCTCTGGCAAGACGTCATCGACGAAGAGGGCTTCCCCTTCTCGAAAGAGTTTCTCTCCCAGGAATACGAACAGGTGATTCTCGCGCGCAACATCCAGACCAGGGACGAGTACTTCGGGACCCCTCGTCCGGGTCGCGGCGTGCGCCTCCCGCGCCGTGATCGCGCCGAGGTGTGGCGTGCGGTCGAGGCCTTCGAGGCCGCGCTCCAGCGATCCGGCAAGCGAACCTTTCTTCAACTCGCCGCGGCGGCGGCAGGCTATCTCGATGCCGCGGTCGTCAAGCCGTACGATCATGTGCTCGTTGACGAGGCGCAGGATCTCCATCCCGCCCAATGGCGTCTCTTGCGCGCGGCGGTTGCCCCCGGCCAGAACGACCTCTTCATCGCCGGCGATGCGCACCAGCGCATCTACGACCACCGGGTTTCATTGAGCGCCTTGGGCATTGAGACGCGTGGCCGCTCGACGCGTCTGCGCGTGAACTACAGAACGACCCATGAGATCCTCCGCTGGTCGCTTGAGCTGCTTGCAGGCCAGGCCTTCGATGACCTCGACGACGGCGAGGACTCACTCGATGGGTACCGGTCGGTCACCCGCGGGGCGGGCCCGTGGTCAACGGTTACGCGACTCGCCGCGAAGAGCTCGATGCCTTGA